The following coding sequences lie in one Gemmatimonadales bacterium genomic window:
- a CDS encoding ATP-grasp domain-containing protein, protein MRVAVLHDGGSDEWSAADVAAVLSNVREIEGILKAAGHTTEMIPVYLADLSWMERCQKADLVFNLCEGINGHARFEDYVVAALELTRVPFTGCRSWPITICHRKHVANTLLREEGLPVPGFALVHEPVVPEGLRFPVIVKPSMEDASVGIDEGSVCRTPEALLERLAKVTATWEDVLVQEYVEGREFNVGFVGTTALPISEIDFTGLGEGKPPIVTYAAKWNAGSDYDLHTIPVCPAKVDEATAKKLVTVAERAWRALAKCEGYGRVDLRLDADGTPWVLELNPDPDLSSDAGLARMGRAFGWDYSALVLQIADEALERGRIALAEGALSGRVTS, encoded by the coding sequence GTGAGGGTTGCCGTCCTCCATGATGGCGGAAGCGACGAGTGGAGCGCCGCCGATGTGGCCGCCGTCCTCTCCAATGTCCGGGAGATCGAGGGAATCCTGAAGGCGGCCGGCCACACCACCGAGATGATTCCGGTGTACCTGGCCGACCTCAGCTGGATGGAGCGCTGTCAGAAGGCCGATCTGGTGTTCAATCTCTGCGAGGGGATCAACGGCCACGCGCGGTTCGAGGACTACGTGGTGGCCGCGCTCGAACTGACCCGGGTGCCGTTTACCGGGTGCCGCTCCTGGCCGATCACGATCTGCCACCGGAAGCATGTGGCGAATACGCTGCTCCGGGAGGAGGGCCTCCCGGTTCCGGGCTTTGCGCTGGTGCATGAACCGGTGGTGCCCGAGGGGCTGCGGTTCCCGGTCATCGTCAAGCCGTCGATGGAAGATGCGAGCGTCGGCATCGACGAAGGCTCCGTCTGTCGCACGCCCGAGGCGCTCCTTGAGCGGCTCGCCAAGGTGACCGCCACCTGGGAAGACGTCCTGGTGCAGGAGTACGTGGAAGGGCGTGAATTCAACGTCGGCTTCGTCGGGACGACCGCCCTGCCGATTTCCGAGATCGATTTCACCGGGCTCGGCGAGGGCAAGCCGCCGATCGTGACCTACGCCGCCAAGTGGAATGCAGGGAGCGACTACGACCTGCACACTATCCCGGTCTGTCCGGCCAAGGTGGACGAGGCAACCGCGAAGAAGCTCGTAACTGTTGCAGAACGCGCGTGGCGCGCTCTGGCAAAGTGCGAGGGATATGGACGAGTGGACCTGCGGCTCGATGCCGACGGCACGCCGTGGGTACTTGAACTGAATCCCGATCCCGACCTCTCGAGCGACGCCGGACTGGCGCGCATGGGTCGGGCGTTCGGATGGGATTACTCGGCGCTGGTCCTCCAGATCGCCGATGAGGCGTTGGAACGGGGCCGGATCGCGCTCGCGGAGGGCGCCCTCTCGGGGCGAGTCACTTCGTGA
- a CDS encoding DUF2231 domain-containing protein, with translation MLLSLLLHGDAVASSGLFGYDMPRLHAVINDFPPALLVVGVFFQLAYLFTKRESLRSAAYWSLVVGALTTAAAVFSGLQAEDAIQHGQAIHEIMETHERFAWITLGFFGVIAVWLVLRDAKMLRKERWALAVIGVVGLGFLTATGMEGGEMVFDHAAGMSTEAMQAEIQNREGGHEHAPGEEHDDAGMPTTMDSSTAVTDTIAAAAKPTHTHAPGTPAHTD, from the coding sequence ATGCTGCTCTCTCTCCTGCTTCACGGTGACGCCGTCGCCTCAAGTGGCCTGTTCGGCTACGACATGCCGCGCCTGCACGCCGTCATCAACGACTTTCCACCGGCGCTCCTGGTGGTGGGCGTGTTCTTTCAGCTGGCCTATCTGTTCACCAAGCGGGAAAGTCTGCGGAGCGCGGCGTACTGGTCGCTCGTGGTCGGCGCGCTGACCACGGCCGCGGCGGTGTTCTCGGGACTCCAGGCGGAGGACGCCATCCAGCACGGCCAAGCCATCCACGAGATCATGGAGACCCATGAGCGGTTTGCCTGGATCACGCTCGGATTCTTCGGCGTGATCGCGGTGTGGCTGGTGCTGCGGGATGCGAAGATGCTCCGGAAGGAGCGGTGGGCGCTGGCGGTCATCGGCGTCGTCGGGCTCGGTTTCCTCACCGCGACCGGGATGGAGGGGGGCGAGATGGTCTTCGACCACGCCGCTGGCATGAGTACCGAGGCGATGCAGGCCGAGATCCAGAATCGCGAAGGCGGGCATGAGCACGCCCCCGGCGAGGAGCACGATGACGCTGGGATGCCGACGACGATGGACAGCTCGACGGCCGTGACCGACACCATTGCCGCCGCCGCCAAGCCGACGCATACACATGCGCCGGGAACTCCGGCTCACACGGATTGA
- a CDS encoding DUF962 domain-containing protein: MALGGKSWDEWIAQYATSHQNPINRICHTIGIPLIAASIPLFLVEFWVPGFWRIPLTLFVVGWVFQFIGHAFEGKPPEFFKDWRFLFVGLRWWVAKLQGRA; this comes from the coding sequence ATGGCGCTGGGCGGCAAGAGCTGGGACGAATGGATCGCGCAATACGCGACCAGTCACCAGAACCCGATCAACCGGATCTGTCATACCATCGGCATCCCGCTGATTGCGGCGTCGATTCCGCTGTTCCTCGTGGAGTTCTGGGTGCCCGGATTCTGGCGGATCCCGCTCACGTTGTTCGTGGTCGGGTGGGTCTTCCAGTTCATCGGGCATGCCTTTGAAGGGAAGCCGCCGGAGTTCTTCAAGGACTGGCGGTTTCTCTTCGTCGGCCTCCGCTGGTGGGTGGCCAAGCTGCAGGGACGGGCGTGA
- a CDS encoding DUF116 domain-containing protein yields the protein MSDTARPQLIRIEVDRRLGHEWDEWDGNPLPNQGNYDSPPHLFFLWSAAGLAAALGIVAVGLYLLGPRIGLLVPGVPTYLWIGLGVVSGVSWLWWGLILLSYATNRAILPAKLAEQGPFLRLMSVTSRVADRFGRRDWVENAAVKVYNALALRRAKKVGQGELLLLIPRCLSKPAIDGVLALSGKYEVPVFVATRGQLARRVIKERRPRAIVAVACERDMVSGLHDVAGRVPVLGLTMTLPAGPCKDAGLDLVQLEEWVKVFVEEVGQGGREAGRQ from the coding sequence ATGTCTGATACCGCGCGCCCCCAGCTGATCCGAATCGAAGTGGACCGCCGACTCGGCCACGAATGGGACGAGTGGGACGGCAATCCGCTGCCCAACCAGGGTAACTACGATTCGCCTCCCCATCTCTTCTTCTTGTGGTCGGCTGCCGGCCTTGCCGCGGCGCTTGGCATTGTCGCCGTTGGGCTGTACCTGCTTGGGCCCCGGATCGGGCTTCTGGTTCCGGGGGTGCCGACGTATCTCTGGATCGGGCTCGGCGTCGTGTCCGGGGTGTCGTGGCTCTGGTGGGGGCTGATTCTCCTGAGTTACGCGACCAACCGCGCCATCCTCCCCGCCAAGCTTGCCGAGCAGGGACCGTTCCTGCGGCTGATGAGCGTCACGTCGCGGGTGGCCGACAGGTTCGGCCGCCGCGACTGGGTCGAGAACGCCGCGGTGAAGGTCTACAATGCCCTCGCTTTGCGGCGCGCCAAGAAGGTGGGCCAGGGCGAACTCCTGCTGCTCATTCCGCGCTGCCTGTCCAAGCCCGCCATCGACGGCGTGCTGGCGCTGTCCGGCAAGTACGAGGTGCCGGTGTTCGTGGCCACCCGCGGACAGCTGGCGCGGCGGGTCATCAAGGAGCGCCGTCCCCGCGCCATCGTGGCGGTGGCCTGCGAACGGGATATGGTGAGCGGGTTGCACGACGTGGCGGGGCGGGTACCGGTCCTCGGCCTCACGATGACGCTCCCGGCGGGACCGTGCAAGGACGCGGGGCTCGACCTGGTGCAGCTGGAGGAGTGGGTGAAGGTGTTCGTTGAAGAGGTGGGGCAGGGAGGCAGGGAGGCAGGGAGGCAGTAA
- a CDS encoding sugar phosphate isomerase/epimerase gives MRLSRRNFIQVSGAAGLGAMLPMHPSPDDKLKRIGIQLYTVRQALDADFAGTLERLAAIGYQEVEFAWNRGATPAETRNVLQENGLTAPAAHLAVEDFETGWNSTVSAARTLGVEYLVLAWIDAEQRKTLDDYRQWAERFNRFGTAAREAGFKFAYHNHAGELSPINGQVPYDILLGGSDPATVGFEMDIFWVLEGGGNPLTYFAAWPGRFPLLHIKGRTADGTMVDVGAGSVDWAAIFGHAKQAGVRHSFVEHDDATDPLASAAASYAYLRQLRFKNE, from the coding sequence GTGAGGCTTTCCCGCCGGAACTTCATCCAGGTGTCCGGCGCCGCCGGCCTCGGCGCCATGCTGCCTATGCATCCCTCCCCCGATGACAAGCTCAAGCGCATCGGCATCCAGCTCTACACCGTGCGGCAGGCACTGGATGCCGACTTCGCCGGCACGCTGGAACGGCTGGCAGCCATCGGGTACCAGGAAGTGGAATTCGCCTGGAATCGGGGCGCCACCCCAGCCGAAACGCGGAACGTGCTGCAGGAGAACGGGCTCACGGCACCCGCCGCCCACCTGGCCGTCGAGGACTTCGAGACGGGGTGGAATTCCACCGTCTCGGCCGCGCGGACCCTGGGTGTCGAGTATCTCGTCCTGGCCTGGATCGACGCTGAACAGCGGAAGACGCTCGATGACTACCGCCAGTGGGCCGAACGGTTCAACCGATTTGGGACCGCGGCTCGCGAGGCAGGATTCAAGTTCGCCTACCACAACCACGCCGGCGAACTCAGCCCGATCAATGGCCAGGTCCCCTACGACATCCTTCTCGGCGGGTCGGACCCCGCGACGGTCGGCTTCGAGATGGACATATTCTGGGTCCTGGAAGGCGGCGGGAACCCGCTCACCTATTTTGCCGCGTGGCCGGGGCGGTTCCCGCTCCTGCACATCAAGGGGCGCACGGCCGACGGCACGATGGTCGATGTCGGTGCGGGATCAGTAGACTGGGCCGCCATCTTTGGCCATGCGAAACAAGCCGGCGTGCGCCACAGCTTCGTCGAGCACGACGACGCCACCGACCCCCTGGCCTCGGCGGCCGCCAGTTATGCCTACCTCCGACAACTGCGGTTCAAGAATGAATAG
- a CDS encoding dihydrofolate reductase: protein MSIALVVAVAENGVIGKENALPWRLSADLRRFKTLTMGHTVIMGRKTFDSIGKGLTGRRNIVVSRNPEFRPEGATRVPSLEAAFNEAGPTGEVFVIGGADIYRQAMPVAEKIYLTLVHATPEGDAHFPLPVGKEWALVSTEPRGADDKNEYSSEFRVYQRRR, encoded by the coding sequence ATGAGCATCGCCCTGGTGGTGGCCGTCGCCGAGAACGGGGTGATCGGCAAGGAGAACGCCCTGCCGTGGCGGCTCTCCGCCGATCTCCGACGGTTCAAGACGCTCACCATGGGGCATACCGTCATCATGGGGCGGAAGACCTTCGATTCGATCGGGAAGGGACTGACCGGGCGGCGGAACATCGTGGTGAGCCGGAATCCGGAGTTCCGTCCCGAAGGCGCGACCCGGGTGCCGAGCCTCGAGGCGGCGTTCAACGAGGCGGGCCCGACCGGAGAGGTGTTCGTGATCGGCGGCGCCGACATCTACCGCCAGGCGATGCCGGTTGCCGAGAAGATCTACCTGACCCTCGTGCACGCCACCCCCGAGGGGGATGCACACTTTCCGCTCCCAGTTGGAAAGGAGTGGGCCCTGGTCTCCACCGAGCCGCGCGGTGCGGACGACAAGAACGAGTACTCCTCCGAATTCCGCGTCTACCAGCGCCGTCGCTGA
- a CDS encoding FAD-binding oxidoreductase, whose translation MLKGPRLQGQFRTDDRARAAYAEGAGIYRIVPAAVAVPADVPDLQRLIRWAMESRTPLVARGAGSAMGGGNVGDGVIIDLTALGPTRLEVDPANRSAWVSAGVTAGALDAAARPHGLRFPPMPSSGRWATLGGMAATNAAGASAVHVGSVRNWITAVEWVGSDGEIRRWTRGDTAALPPRWAEVGIQIAAAEPVIRSHFPRVRKNSSGYAVDAVLDSGDLLDLLIGSEGTLGFITGLECRLAPLPGATAGVRMALRSLDDLADVVAALRPLRPSALEMLDRTFLELVTREGGRVPDLVRGADAILLVEFERATDTAARGVVGDAVRAVSAWTSEVETAITPEDAEELWAIRHAASPILARLPDTQRSMQVIEDGAVPISRLADYVRLVRRVTDAHGMGAVIFGHAGDGNVHVNLLVDTTKQGWEAGVTSVLEEVSTGTAALGGTLSGEHGDGRLRAGALESVFGPELVALFRSIKAAFDPAGILNPGIKLAGEGAPISRLKAGAGATAIPDDIAFALRDIERTGGYARARLELAP comes from the coding sequence ATGCTGAAGGGACCCCGCCTGCAGGGCCAATTCCGGACCGATGACCGTGCCCGTGCCGCTTACGCGGAAGGGGCGGGGATCTACCGGATTGTCCCTGCCGCCGTGGCTGTCCCCGCCGATGTGCCCGACCTGCAGCGATTGATCCGCTGGGCCATGGAGAGCCGCACGCCGCTGGTGGCACGAGGCGCGGGCAGTGCCATGGGCGGGGGCAATGTGGGCGACGGTGTCATCATCGACCTTACCGCGCTCGGCCCCACTCGCCTGGAGGTGGATCCGGCCAACCGCAGTGCATGGGTGTCCGCCGGCGTTACCGCCGGGGCACTCGATGCCGCGGCCCGGCCACATGGCCTCCGCTTTCCCCCTATGCCATCGAGCGGCCGCTGGGCCACCCTCGGCGGCATGGCCGCCACCAACGCCGCCGGCGCCTCGGCGGTCCACGTCGGAAGTGTCCGGAACTGGATCACCGCCGTCGAGTGGGTCGGCTCCGACGGGGAGATCCGCCGGTGGACGCGGGGCGACACCGCGGCACTTCCTCCCCGGTGGGCCGAAGTCGGGATCCAGATCGCCGCCGCCGAACCGGTCATCCGCTCCCACTTCCCGCGCGTCCGGAAAAACTCCTCCGGCTACGCCGTGGACGCCGTCCTCGATTCCGGCGACCTGCTCGACCTCCTCATCGGCTCCGAGGGTACGCTCGGCTTCATCACCGGACTCGAGTGTCGCCTCGCTCCGCTGCCGGGCGCGACGGCTGGTGTCCGCATGGCGCTCCGGTCTCTCGATGACCTGGCCGACGTCGTGGCGGCGCTCCGTCCCCTCCGCCCCTCGGCGCTCGAGATGCTTGACCGGACCTTTCTCGAACTCGTGACCCGCGAGGGGGGACGGGTCCCCGACCTGGTTCGCGGCGCGGATGCCATCCTGCTGGTGGAGTTCGAGCGGGCCACCGACACCGCCGCGCGCGGTGTGGTGGGCGACGCCGTCCGCGCCGTGAGCGCCTGGACCAGCGAGGTCGAAACCGCCATCACACCGGAGGATGCCGAGGAGCTCTGGGCCATCCGCCACGCGGCGAGCCCGATCCTCGCCCGGCTTCCCGACACCCAGCGCTCAATGCAGGTCATCGAGGACGGCGCCGTGCCCATTTCCCGCCTGGCGGACTATGTTCGACTTGTCCGCCGGGTTACCGACGCCCACGGCATGGGCGCGGTGATCTTCGGCCACGCCGGCGACGGCAACGTCCACGTGAACCTGCTGGTCGACACAACGAAGCAGGGCTGGGAGGCTGGCGTGACATCGGTGCTCGAGGAAGTCTCCACCGGCACGGCGGCCCTTGGCGGTACACTGAGCGGTGAACATGGCGACGGCCGCCTGCGGGCCGGAGCGCTGGAGTCGGTGTTCGGACCCGAGCTGGTGGCGCTCTTCCGTTCCATCAAGGCGGCCTTCGATCCCGCCGGGATCCTCAACCCGGGGATCAAGCTCGCTGGTGAAGGCGCGCCGATCAGCCGACTCAAGGCCGGTGCCGGCGCCACTGCCATTCCCGACGATATTGCATTCGCCCTGCGGGACATCGAACGCACCGGCGGGTACGCGCGCGCGCGCCTGGAGCTGGCCCCATGA
- a CDS encoding thiolase family protein codes for LAPYFKKDGVVTAGNASGICDGAAAVVLASEGAAKGLKPIGRLVSWGIAGVEPKYMGIGPAPAARKALAKAGLTLDQMDLVEVNEAFSAQYVAVEKELGLDRARTNIHGGAIAIGHPLAASGTRISLHLLHALRKLGKRYGLGSACIGGGQGAAVIVEAFPA; via the coding sequence GCTGGCGCCCTACTTCAAGAAGGACGGGGTAGTCACCGCCGGGAACGCGTCGGGCATCTGCGACGGCGCCGCGGCGGTGGTGCTGGCCAGTGAAGGGGCGGCCAAGGGGCTCAAGCCCATCGGTCGGCTGGTGTCATGGGGCATCGCCGGTGTGGAGCCGAAGTACATGGGCATCGGCCCCGCCCCGGCGGCGCGGAAGGCGCTCGCCAAGGCGGGGCTCACCCTCGACCAGATGGACCTGGTGGAAGTGAACGAGGCGTTCAGCGCGCAGTACGTCGCGGTGGAAAAGGAACTCGGCCTCGACCGCGCGCGAACCAACATCCACGGCGGCGCCATCGCCATCGGCCACCCGCTGGCCGCCAGCGGCACGCGGATTTCGCTGCACCTGCTGCACGCGCTCCGGAAGCTCGGCAAGCGCTACGGCCTTGGCAGCGCCTGCATCGGCGGGGGCCAGGGCGCCGCCGTCATCGTCGAAGCCTTCCCGGCCTAG
- a CDS encoding thymidylate synthase, producing the protein MKPYLDLLSRILDSGTAKSDRTGTGTLSVFGHQMRFDLTQGFPLVTTKKLHMKSIVYELLWFLRGDTNVRYLQEHGVSIWDDWADPAGELGPVYGRQWRSWPTPSGGHIDQITQVVEEIRRNPDSRRLIVSAWNVADIPDMALAPCHALFQFYVADGRLSCQLYQRSADAFLGVPFNIASYALLTLMVAQVTGNRPGEFIHTFGDAHLYTNHLDGARLQLSRAPRPLPTIRLNPAVTSLFDFGYEDFEVLGYDPHPHIPGKVAV; encoded by the coding sequence ATGAAGCCCTATCTCGATCTCCTCTCACGCATTCTCGACAGCGGCACCGCCAAGTCGGACCGAACAGGCACCGGCACGCTCAGCGTGTTCGGTCACCAGATGCGGTTCGACCTGACCCAGGGCTTCCCGCTGGTCACCACCAAGAAGCTCCACATGAAGTCGATCGTGTACGAGTTGCTCTGGTTCCTGCGGGGCGACACGAATGTTCGCTACCTGCAAGAACACGGCGTCAGCATCTGGGACGACTGGGCCGACCCGGCTGGCGAGCTCGGCCCGGTCTATGGCCGCCAGTGGCGGTCGTGGCCCACGCCCAGCGGCGGGCACATCGACCAGATCACCCAGGTGGTGGAGGAGATCCGCCGGAATCCCGATTCCCGGCGGCTGATCGTGAGCGCCTGGAACGTGGCCGACATCCCCGACATGGCGCTCGCGCCCTGCCACGCGCTCTTCCAGTTCTACGTAGCCGACGGCCGGCTCTCCTGCCAGCTCTACCAGCGGAGCGCCGACGCCTTCCTCGGCGTGCCATTCAACATCGCTTCCTATGCGCTGCTCACGCTGATGGTGGCGCAGGTGACTGGAAACCGGCCAGGGGAGTTCATTCACACCTTCGGCGACGCCCACCTATATACCAACCACCTGGACGGAGCTCGCCTGCAGCTGTCCCGCGCACCACGCCCGCTGCCCACCATTCGGCTGAATCCCGCCGTCACCTCCCTCTTCGACTTCGGGTACGAGGACTTCGAGGTGCTGGGCTACGATCCGCACCCACACATCCCCGGCAAGGTGGCGGTATGA
- a CDS encoding 3-hydroxybutyryl-CoA dehydrogenase — protein MAEIKKVGVLGCGLMGSGIAQVAATAGYTTVVRDVSDAVMAKGKAGIGKSLDKFVEKGKLPAADRDATLGRLSYVTDVTALKDCDIIIEAVTEDLELKNDLWKQLDELCPAHTIFASNTSSLTIAAMASATKRADRFVGLHFFNPVPLMQLVEVVRTVTTSPGTFEKALNFGKSLGKEAVAAKDNSGFIVNLLLVPYLLDAIRALEHGVANTVDIDNAMKLGCGYPMGPLTLLDFVGNDTTYKIAEIMFTEYRETRYAPPPLLKRMVMAGLYGRKSGKGFYDYSANPPVPVDLGL, from the coding sequence ATGGCAGAAATCAAGAAGGTCGGCGTGCTCGGATGCGGCTTGATGGGCAGCGGCATCGCCCAGGTGGCCGCCACCGCCGGCTATACCACCGTCGTCCGTGACGTCTCCGACGCCGTCATGGCCAAGGGGAAGGCCGGCATCGGCAAGTCACTCGACAAGTTCGTCGAGAAGGGGAAGCTCCCCGCCGCCGACCGCGACGCCACCCTCGGTCGCCTCTCGTACGTGACGGACGTGACCGCACTGAAGGACTGTGACATCATCATCGAGGCCGTCACCGAAGACCTGGAGCTCAAGAACGACCTCTGGAAGCAGCTGGACGAGCTCTGCCCGGCGCACACCATCTTTGCCAGCAACACGTCGAGCCTGACCATCGCGGCCATGGCCTCCGCCACCAAGCGCGCTGACCGGTTCGTAGGGCTGCACTTCTTCAATCCCGTCCCGCTGATGCAGCTGGTCGAGGTGGTCCGGACCGTCACCACCTCGCCGGGCACTTTCGAGAAGGCGCTCAATTTTGGCAAGAGCCTTGGCAAGGAGGCGGTAGCCGCCAAGGACAATTCCGGGTTCATCGTCAACCTGCTGCTGGTGCCCTACCTGCTGGATGCCATCCGGGCGCTGGAGCACGGGGTCGCGAACACGGTGGACATCGACAATGCCATGAAGCTTGGCTGTGGCTATCCGATGGGCCCGCTGACGCTGCTCGACTTTGTGGGCAACGACACCACGTACAAGATCGCCGAGATCATGTTCACGGAGTACCGGGAGACCCGCTACGCGCCGCCGCCGCTCCTCAAGCGGATGGTGATGGCGGGGCTCTACGGCCGGAAGAGCGGCAAGGGCTTCTACGACTACAGCGCCAATCCGCCGGTCCCGGTGGATCTCGGGCTCTAA
- a CDS encoding GNAT family N-acetyltransferase: protein MTRAAVAGRLRGLTTADRDRLEEITRAVGLFRDDEVPVALEVFDAAVAGSPDYTALGVEVDGKLAGWICWGPTPCTVATWDLYWMAVDPAQHGLGLGTLLVEEMERRLAGVARLIVVETAGRVDYAPTRAFYEARGYRAVGMIPDFYAPGDDQVTFVKYFEVPATT from the coding sequence GTGACGCGAGCGGCGGTTGCGGGACGACTCCGGGGGCTGACCACCGCCGACCGGGACCGACTCGAGGAAATCACGCGGGCGGTCGGGCTCTTTCGAGACGACGAGGTCCCCGTGGCGCTGGAGGTCTTCGACGCCGCGGTGGCCGGAAGCCCGGACTACACGGCGCTCGGTGTGGAGGTGGACGGCAAACTGGCAGGATGGATCTGCTGGGGACCGACACCCTGCACCGTGGCCACCTGGGATCTCTACTGGATGGCGGTCGACCCGGCGCAGCACGGGCTCGGACTCGGCACGCTTCTGGTAGAAGAGATGGAGCGGCGCCTCGCGGGTGTGGCGCGGCTCATAGTGGTCGAGACGGCGGGCCGGGTGGACTATGCACCGACGCGCGCCTTCTACGAGGCCCGCGGATACCGGGCTGTCGGCATGATCCCGGACTTCTACGCGCCGGGCGACGACCAGGTGACGTTCGTGAAGTATTTCGAGGTTCCCGCAACAACCTAG
- a CDS encoding slipin family protein, producing the protein MPIALMALAFVVAYSFASLRVLKQYERGVAFLLGKYWGTKGPGLFFLPAGLTSIKRVSLRIMALDIPPQDVITRDNVSVKVNAVLYMKVADPERAVIEIEDYLYATSQLAQTTLRAVLGEVELDELLSDREKINAVLKRIIDERTDEWGIHVSAVEVKDVDLPEQMKRAMARQAEAERERRAKVISAQGELQASETLAQAARMLATEPSALQLRYLQTVTEIAAENNSTTIFPIPIDLIKPFLQLAEQRAETGGSKPSLPGADVMAGFPRIESGVKKETT; encoded by the coding sequence ATGCCGATCGCACTGATGGCCCTGGCGTTTGTCGTCGCCTATTCCTTTGCCAGTCTGCGGGTCCTGAAGCAATACGAGCGTGGGGTGGCGTTCCTCCTCGGCAAGTATTGGGGCACCAAGGGGCCGGGGCTCTTCTTCCTGCCGGCGGGGCTCACCTCCATCAAGCGGGTGTCGCTCCGGATCATGGCGCTCGACATCCCGCCGCAGGACGTCATCACCCGGGACAACGTCTCGGTCAAGGTGAACGCGGTGCTCTACATGAAGGTGGCGGACCCCGAGCGCGCGGTCATCGAGATCGAGGACTACCTCTACGCCACCAGCCAGCTGGCGCAGACGACGCTCCGCGCCGTGCTCGGCGAGGTGGAGCTCGACGAGCTGCTCAGCGACCGCGAGAAGATCAACGCGGTGCTCAAGCGGATCATCGACGAACGCACCGATGAATGGGGCATTCACGTGTCGGCGGTCGAGGTGAAGGACGTGGACCTGCCGGAACAGATGAAGCGGGCCATGGCGCGGCAGGCGGAGGCGGAGCGGGAGCGGCGCGCCAAGGTCATCTCGGCGCAGGGCGAGTTGCAGGCCTCGGAAACGCTGGCCCAGGCGGCGCGCATGCTGGCCACCGAGCCGAGCGCGCTCCAGCTCCGGTACCTGCAGACCGTCACGGAGATCGCGGCCGAGAACAACTCGACGACCATCTTCCCGATCCCGATCGACCTGATCAAGCCGTTCCTGCAGCTGGCGGAGCAGCGCGCGGAGACCGGCGGCTCGAAGCCGTCGCTGCCCGGGGCCGACGTGATGGCGGGGTTCCCCCGGATCGAGTCGGGCGTCAAGAAGGAAACGACCTAG
- a CDS encoding KamA family radical SAM protein, producing METWQEVLRKNSIASLDTLASRFGAENFPELDRLRLAAENFEFRISPAMVDLIKSPDDPIWRQYVPSVQELEVHDGIVDSLNEDEDSPVPNITHRYPDRALFLVSPVCASYCRFCTRRRKVGDPEKIPMSQFESAFQYLESHTEIRDVIMSGGDPLLLNDRRLDAILSRLRSIKHIEIIRIGSRVPCHLPERITPELCATIKKYHPVWINTHFNHPDELTPAAVKGLGMLADAGIPLGCQTVLLRGVNDTPEVMKQLMHRLMLARVRPYYIYMADQVAGAEHFRTSVQTGIQIMEALRGWTSGLANPQFVIDAPGGGGKIPLLPEYVLSMNDEEVVLRNFRGDQFVYRQPNEEEAMAAMGRRTDPEYLFQPTLQLKKPAKRTKRASKVPKRKLA from the coding sequence ATGGAGACTTGGCAGGAAGTCCTGCGTAAGAACTCGATCGCGTCGCTCGATACTCTCGCCAGCCGGTTCGGCGCAGAGAATTTCCCCGAGCTTGACCGCCTCCGGCTGGCCGCGGAGAATTTCGAGTTCCGGATCTCGCCGGCGATGGTGGACCTGATCAAGTCCCCCGACGACCCGATCTGGCGCCAATACGTCCCCAGCGTCCAGGAGCTCGAGGTCCACGACGGGATCGTGGACTCCCTGAACGAGGACGAGGACAGCCCGGTGCCGAATATCACGCACCGCTATCCCGACCGGGCGCTCTTCCTGGTCAGCCCGGTCTGCGCCAGCTACTGCCGGTTCTGCACCCGGCGGCGCAAGGTGGGCGACCCCGAGAAGATCCCGATGTCTCAGTTCGAGTCGGCGTTCCAGTACCTGGAAAGCCACACCGAAATCCGCGACGTCATCATGTCGGGGGGCGACCCGCTCCTTCTCAATGACCGGCGGCTCGACGCCATCCTGTCCCGGCTGCGGAGCATCAAGCACATCGAGATCATCCGGATCGGGAGCCGCGTTCCCTGCCACCTCCCGGAGCGGATCACGCCCGAGCTCTGCGCCACGATCAAGAAGTACCACCCGGTGTGGATCAACACCCACTTCAATCACCCCGACGAACTGACGCCGGCGGCGGTGAAGGGGCTCGGCATGCTGGCCGATGCCGGCATCCCGCTTGGCTGTCAGACGGTGCTTCTCCGCGGGGTCAACGACACCCCTGAAGTCATGAAGCAGCTGATGCACCGGCTCATGCTGGCCCGGGTCCGGCCCTACTACATCTATATGGCCGACCAGGTGGCCGGTGCGGAGCACTTCCGGACCAGCGTCCAGACCGGCATCCAGATCATGGAGGCGCTGCGCGGCTGGACCAGCGGACTCGCCAACCCGCAGTTCGTCATTGACGCCCCGGGCGGCGGCGGGAAGATCCCCCTGCTCCCGGAATACGTCCTCTCGATGAATGACGAAGAGGTGGTGCTCCGCAACTTCCGCGGCGACCAGTTCGTGTACCGCCAGCCGAACGAGGAGGAGGCCATGGCGGCGATGGGGCGCCGGACCGATCCCGAATACCTCTTCCAGCCGACGTTACAGCTGAAGAAGCCGGCCAAGCGGACCAAGCGAGCCAGCAAGGTGCCGAAGCGCAAGCTGGCCTGA